TTGGTCAAACGACCCGACAACGCCGGTCTTTTCACTCTGGGTTCCGTTTTTCGCAGCAAGGGCTATAGCACCGCCTTCATCTATGGCGGCTTCGGCTATTTCGACAACATGAACGCCTTCTTCGGCGGCAACGGATACCGCGTGGTTGATCGCACCCTGGTGGGCAAGGATGACATCACATTTGCCAACGTCTGGGGTGCCTGCGACGAGGATCTCTACCGCTGGGCGCTGCGGGAGGCCGATCATGACCATGCGGCGGGCAGGCCGTTCTTTCATTTTGTCATGACCACGTCCAATCACCGCCCCTATACCTTCCCCGAGGGACGGATCGACCTGCCCTCGAAGGTGTCCGGCAGAAGCGGCGCGGTGAAGTATTCCGACTATGCGATTGGCGAGTTTCTCCGGCAGGCGGAGTCGAAGCCCTGGTTCAAGAACACCGTCTTCGTCATCGTGGGCGACCACTGTGCGTCCAGCGCCGGGAAGACCACCCTGCCGATGGAAAATTACCGCGTGCCCTTGCTGATCTACGCGCCTGGAGGCCAGCTCGCAACAGGAGCAGTCTCCAAGGCCACGAGCCAGATCGACTATGCGCCCACTTTGCTGGGGCTTCTGCGGTGGAGCTACCCGAGTCGTTTCTTCGGCCGGGACGTGCTGGCACCCGAGGCGGACGAGGATGGGCCGCTGTTTGTCGGCACCTATCAAAAGCTTGGCATGTATCGACGCGGCGGCCTGGCGGTCCTGCAACCGATGCGGCCGGCTGAAGTTTACGACTACGATCCGGAGACCTGGGCGCTTGATGCCTGCGGGACGGGAACGGGTCTCATCAAGGATGCAATCGCTTCCTACCAAACCGCTGCGTGGCTTTTCAAAAACCGTGCGCAACGCGAATATGCCGGCACCGATGCTCAACCTTGAACGCAGCCTGGGCTGGAGCATCGGCCTGCTGGCCGCCGTTTTTGCCCTGTTCGAGATCACGCCCCTAGATCTCTGGGTGCAGGATCGCCTGTTCGACTTTCAGCGCGAAGCCTGGCTGATCGACGGCCGGGAGCCGGCGGGCAGGGTTCTATTCTACACCGGCCCCAAGGCGGCCATCATCGCGTTCGGCGCCCTGTTGCTCGTGTCACTCGTGTTGCCCGCGTCTTGGCGCACGCGACTGCCGGTGGCCTTCCGCTCCCGGCGGCGTGGCTGGGCTCTTTTTCTCACCTTGGGCCTGGTGCCGGCGGCGATCGGTTGGAGCAAGTCGGCCACCAATGTTTTTTGTCCGTCAGAAATTCGGCGTTATGGCGGCGATGTGCCCTACGTGCGCGTGCTGGAGAGCTACCCTGTGGGGGATCGGCCGCAACGCCGGGGACGCTGCTTCCCCGGGGGACACGCCAGCGGTGGTTTCGCGCTTCTCGCGCTGGCCGGACTGGCCCATGACCGGCGGGGGCAATGGCTGGGCATCGGGATCGGCCTTACGGTCGGTTCACTGATGGGCTTCTATCAGATGGCGAAAGGCGCGCACTACCTCAGTCACACGCTCATTACGGCGTTGGTCGCATGGATTGGCTTTCTTCTTTTGCAAAAGGCCGTCGGCGTTGTCTCGCGACCAAATGACGCCGACGGATTTCCATTCATGGACTCACGCAACACCCAACCCAGATGACCCGACCATGAGCCAAGAACAACACCCGGATTCCCATGACGACTCATGCAGCCACGGACACGGCGATGAGGCCGACCGGCGGGAAACAATCAGCCTTGTCGTTTCGGGCGGGCTGGTCGGCGCGGCCTTGCTGGCGCACTTGACCGTTTTCGGCTCGAAGAACGTGACCGCGGCACTGGCCTTCGGTGCCATCGCGTCCGGGGGCTGGTTCCTCGTGCCCAAGGCTTGGGCCGCAGTCCGTAAATTCCGTCCGGACATCAATCTGCTCGTGGTGATTGCCGCCATCGGCGCCTCGATCATCGGCGAATGGGTCGAGGCCTCCGCCGTGGTGTTTTTGTTCGGCGTGGCCGAGTGGCTGGAGGGCTGGGCCGACCGGCGTGCCCGGCGCGCCACCCGGGCCTTGCTCGAACTCGCCCCGCAGACCGCCCGCATGATGCGCGACGGCCGTCTGGTCGAGGTGCCGGTGGATCAAGTGGGTGTGGGCAAGATCATCGCCGTAGCCTCCGGCATGAGCGTGCCGCTCGATGGCGTGGTCGTATCCGGGGAATCTTCCGTCAACCAGGCGCCGATCACCGGCGAATCCGTCCCGGTGGACA
This DNA window, taken from Oleiharenicola lentus, encodes the following:
- a CDS encoding phosphatase PAP2 family protein; amino-acid sequence: MLNLERSLGWSIGLLAAVFALFEITPLDLWVQDRLFDFQREAWLIDGREPAGRVLFYTGPKAAIIAFGALLLVSLVLPASWRTRLPVAFRSRRRGWALFLTLGLVPAAIGWSKSATNVFCPSEIRRYGGDVPYVRVLESYPVGDRPQRRGRCFPGGHASGGFALLALAGLAHDRRGQWLGIGIGLTVGSLMGFYQMAKGAHYLSHTLITALVAWIGFLLLQKAVGVVSRPNDADGFPFMDSRNTQPR